One stretch of Actinacidiphila sp. DG2A-62 DNA includes these proteins:
- a CDS encoding NADP-dependent oxidoreductase encodes MTRAYVFTRNGGPEVEGFAEVPRPVPGPGQVLIALRAAGVNPADWKRRQGLRGPGEPEPRFPVVFGREAAGVVEETGPGVTAFAVGDEVFGHPVAGSYAEHALLPVGGAARKPAGVSWADAATLPVAAATAWDGLRQLDLPRGATLLVTGIGGGVGTAAAQIAVHEGLTVIGTASEGKKDFVEALGAVHVASGPGAADRVRAAAPDGVDAVFDLVGGEPLREAAALLPDRSRLISGADRATVAELGGAPVLRERTSQVLEAVAALVAEGVLDPRVTARFPFAEADRALRAVEEGHSRGKIVIEFGG; translated from the coding sequence ATGACCCGCGCCTATGTCTTCACCCGCAACGGCGGTCCCGAGGTCGAGGGCTTCGCCGAGGTGCCGCGCCCGGTGCCGGGCCCCGGGCAGGTGCTGATCGCGCTGCGCGCGGCCGGCGTCAACCCCGCGGACTGGAAGCGCCGCCAGGGGCTGCGCGGACCGGGCGAGCCGGAGCCGCGGTTCCCGGTGGTCTTCGGCCGTGAGGCGGCCGGCGTGGTCGAGGAGACCGGGCCGGGCGTGACCGCCTTCGCGGTGGGCGACGAGGTGTTCGGCCACCCGGTCGCCGGCTCCTACGCCGAGCACGCGCTGCTGCCGGTGGGCGGCGCGGCCCGCAAGCCCGCCGGGGTGTCCTGGGCCGACGCGGCGACGCTCCCGGTGGCCGCGGCCACCGCCTGGGACGGCCTGCGCCAGCTGGACCTGCCGCGCGGCGCCACGCTGCTGGTCACCGGGATCGGCGGCGGCGTCGGCACGGCCGCGGCGCAGATCGCCGTCCACGAGGGCCTGACCGTGATCGGCACCGCGAGCGAGGGCAAGAAGGACTTCGTGGAGGCGCTCGGCGCGGTGCACGTGGCCTCGGGCCCCGGCGCCGCCGACCGGGTGCGGGCCGCCGCGCCCGACGGCGTCGACGCCGTGTTCGACCTGGTCGGCGGCGAGCCGCTGCGCGAGGCCGCGGCGCTGCTGCCCGACCGCTCGCGGCTGATCAGCGGCGCGGACCGGGCGACGGTCGCGGAGCTGGGCGGCGCCCCGGTGCTGCGGGAGCGCACCTCGCAGGTGCTGGAGGCGGTGGCCGCCCTGGTCGCCGAGGGCGTCCTCGACCCGCGGGTGACGGCCCGCTTCCCGTTCGCCGAGGCGGACCGCGCGCTGCGCGCCGTCGAGGAGGGCCACAGCCGGGGCAAGATCGTGATCGAGTTCGGCGGCTGA
- a CDS encoding GNAT family N-acetyltransferase, translating into MSTSLQPHEPLPQEDPAGHVLDNPAWASLSGAHRHLAQTVGSAARYLQDVSPFTALADAEDPRAWQDLAALVGAGNTFALAGVRSLPEGWSTGQSGQGVQLVAETLVPERDGEAVRLGAADVPEMLDLVARTQPGPFRPRTVEMGAYYGVRRDGRLVAMAGERLRPPGYTEISAVCTDEAYRGQGLAGRLVRHVAAGVVERGDTPFLHAAAVNTTAIRLYESMGFVLRRTTVFHFLQVPGDAVAAP; encoded by the coding sequence ATGTCGACCAGCCTTCAGCCGCACGAGCCGCTTCCGCAGGAGGACCCGGCCGGGCACGTCCTGGACAACCCGGCGTGGGCCTCGCTGAGCGGCGCGCACCGGCACCTCGCGCAGACCGTCGGCTCGGCCGCCCGCTACCTGCAGGACGTGTCGCCGTTCACCGCGCTCGCCGACGCCGAGGACCCGCGGGCCTGGCAGGACCTGGCCGCGCTGGTCGGCGCGGGCAACACCTTCGCGCTGGCCGGGGTCCGCTCGCTGCCCGAGGGCTGGTCGACCGGCCAGTCCGGACAGGGCGTACAGCTCGTCGCCGAGACGCTCGTACCCGAGCGGGACGGCGAGGCGGTGCGGCTGGGCGCGGCCGACGTGCCGGAGATGCTGGACCTGGTGGCGCGCACCCAGCCGGGGCCGTTCCGGCCGCGCACCGTCGAGATGGGCGCGTACTACGGCGTGCGGCGGGACGGCAGGCTGGTGGCGATGGCGGGCGAGCGGCTGCGCCCGCCCGGCTACACCGAGATCAGCGCGGTGTGCACCGACGAGGCGTACCGCGGCCAGGGCCTGGCGGGCCGGCTGGTCCGGCACGTCGCGGCGGGCGTCGTCGAGCGCGGCGACACGCCGTTCCTGCACGCCGCCGCGGTCAACACCACCGCGATCCGGCTGTACGAGTCGATGGGCTTCGTGCTGCGCCGCACCACCGTCTTCCACTTCCTGCAGGTGCCCGGCGACGCGGTCGCCGCGCCGTGA
- a CDS encoding amino acid ABC transporter permease has product MSESPPAAPPVPPDLDPPAPRPGGDSGALSAQRVIPLRRPWRWVATAVVLVLLAQVVHGLVTNPFFQWDRFRYWFLRPIILDGLVITLKVAALSAVFGLLGGIVLALARLSRSPVLRTVSWVYIWLLRSVPLIVVLLFLYNFSALYATLSLGVPFGPGFAHFDEARLASDTVVAVVGLSLNEAAYAAEVVRAGVLSVDQGQHEAAAALGLPRGYQFSRIVFPQALRAIVPSYVNQLIGLVKSTSLVFYVSLLDLFGKVETLGSTYPGDIVPLLLVATVWYVILTSVVSVVQFYVERHYSRGALRTLPPTPLQKLRAALRDLRTRIAIGAAG; this is encoded by the coding sequence ATGAGCGAATCACCGCCAGCCGCCCCACCCGTACCACCCGACCTCGACCCGCCCGCACCGCGGCCCGGCGGGGACAGCGGCGCACTGTCCGCGCAGCGGGTGATCCCGCTGCGCCGTCCCTGGCGCTGGGTCGCCACCGCCGTGGTGCTGGTGCTGCTCGCCCAGGTCGTGCACGGGCTGGTCACCAACCCGTTCTTCCAGTGGGACCGGTTCCGCTACTGGTTCCTGCGCCCGATCATCCTCGACGGGCTGGTGATCACCCTGAAGGTCGCCGCGCTCAGCGCGGTGTTCGGGCTGCTCGGCGGGATCGTGCTGGCCCTGGCCCGGCTGTCGCGCAGCCCGGTGCTGCGCACCGTGAGCTGGGTGTACATCTGGCTGCTGCGCTCGGTGCCGCTGATCGTGGTGCTGCTGTTCCTCTACAACTTCAGCGCGCTGTACGCCACGTTGAGCCTCGGGGTGCCGTTCGGCCCGGGCTTCGCGCACTTCGACGAGGCGCGGCTGGCCTCCGACACGGTCGTGGCCGTGGTCGGCCTGAGCCTCAACGAGGCCGCGTACGCCGCCGAGGTGGTGCGCGCCGGGGTGCTCTCGGTCGACCAGGGCCAGCACGAGGCGGCGGCGGCGCTGGGACTGCCGCGCGGCTACCAGTTCTCCCGCATCGTCTTCCCGCAGGCGCTGCGGGCGATCGTCCCCTCCTACGTCAACCAGCTGATCGGACTGGTCAAGAGCACCTCGCTGGTGTTCTACGTCTCGCTGCTCGACCTGTTCGGCAAGGTGGAGACGCTCGGCAGCACCTACCCGGGCGACATCGTGCCGCTGCTGCTGGTCGCCACCGTCTGGTACGTGATCCTGACCAGCGTGGTGTCGGTGGTCCAGTTCTACGTCGAGCGGCACTACTCGCGCGGCGCGCTGCGCACGCTGCCCCCGACGCCGCTGCAGAAACTCCGGGCCGCGCTGCGCGACCTGCGGACCCGTATCGCGATCGGAGCGGCCGGATGA
- a CDS encoding LLM class flavin-dependent oxidoreductase: MRFLAITLIVHAPDPVTGVRVSTADRFREVLDDALLAEELGFDGFGVGERHERPFISSSPPVVLSHIAALTSRIRLFTAVTTLSLLDPVRAFEDYATLDHLSGGRLELIIGKGNGSAQRELFHVTTDDQWDRNAESYDLFRRIWRQDKVTAEPRFRPALAAAEVWPRPLQQPIRVWHGSATSRESADLAARYGDPLFSANVTNPIEPYAELVRHYRERWEAYGHDPALAAVGAGTAGDYAARTSQEALAVYRPVFEGRLAFQKKIGLEPVFTTLEDFVERSSALIGSPQQIVEKVHRYHERLGHTVLHLQADRSGLTPARHRAALELFQCDIAPVLRKEIPDPPWEWGPGPLSPTERPQHPQGGAEGPRPATPSTRQEEGGGTS, encoded by the coding sequence ATGAGGTTCCTGGCGATCACGCTCATCGTGCACGCGCCCGACCCGGTCACCGGGGTGCGGGTGTCCACCGCGGACCGCTTCCGCGAGGTGCTGGACGACGCGCTGCTGGCCGAGGAGCTGGGCTTCGACGGCTTCGGCGTGGGCGAGCGCCACGAGCGGCCGTTCATCTCCTCCTCGCCGCCCGTGGTGCTCAGCCACATCGCCGCGCTGACCTCGCGGATCAGGCTGTTCACCGCGGTGACCACGCTGAGCCTGCTGGACCCGGTGCGGGCCTTCGAGGACTACGCCACGCTGGACCACCTGTCCGGCGGCCGGCTCGAACTGATCATCGGCAAGGGCAACGGCTCCGCGCAGCGCGAGCTGTTCCACGTCACCACCGACGACCAGTGGGACCGCAACGCCGAGAGCTACGACCTGTTCCGGCGGATCTGGCGGCAGGACAAGGTCACCGCCGAGCCGCGGTTCCGCCCGGCGCTGGCGGCGGCTGAGGTGTGGCCGCGCCCGCTCCAGCAGCCGATCCGCGTCTGGCACGGCAGCGCCACCAGCCGCGAGTCCGCGGACCTGGCCGCCCGCTACGGCGACCCGCTGTTCTCCGCGAACGTCACCAACCCGATCGAGCCGTACGCCGAACTGGTCCGGCACTACCGGGAGCGCTGGGAGGCGTACGGCCACGACCCGGCGCTCGCCGCCGTCGGCGCGGGCACCGCCGGCGACTACGCCGCGCGCACCTCCCAGGAGGCGCTGGCGGTCTACCGCCCGGTGTTCGAGGGCCGGCTGGCGTTCCAGAAAAAGATCGGCCTCGAACCGGTCTTCACCACGCTGGAGGACTTCGTCGAGCGCAGCTCGGCGCTGATCGGCAGTCCGCAGCAGATCGTGGAGAAGGTGCACCGCTACCACGAGCGGCTCGGGCACACCGTGCTGCACCTCCAGGCCGACCGCAGCGGCCTGACCCCGGCGCGGCACCGCGCCGCGCTGGAGCTGTTCCAGTGCGACATCGCGCCGGTGCTGCGCAAGGAGATCCCCGACCCGCCGTGGGAGTGGGGACCGGGGCCGCTCAGCCCCACCGAACGGCCGCAGCACCCCCAGGGCGGTGCCGAGGGGCCGCGCCCCGCGACACCGTCCACCCGGCAAGAGGAAGGCGGCGGCACGTCATGA
- a CDS encoding LLM class flavin-dependent oxidoreductase: protein MPASPEPAAQTPAPDAAAGSAAPDATAPDASAARTPAARPAGRIPDPSAPVHLAVALQDAGWHPAAWREPGARPRELFDARYWVDAVREAERGLLDFVTFEDSLALQSDDPLRPDDRTDRVRGRLDAVLTAARVAPLTARVGLVPTLVTTHTEPFHLSKAIATLDYASTGRAGLRVQVAAQPHVAAHFGRRTIPSFSFEDLERPGVRELVADLFEEAADYVEVVRRLWDSWEDDAEIRDAATGRFIDRDKLHYIDFEGARFSVRGPSITPRPPQGQPPVAALAHAAVPYRLVARAADIGFTTPQDAERAAAIVAEIRAGQEEAGRAGETVHVFGDLVVFLDEDAAAARARRDRLDALLDAPYTSDARIFTGTPAELADLLLELRAAGLTGFRLRPADADHDLKAITRGLVPELQARGVFRRSYEAATLRGLLGLPRPANRYATASA from the coding sequence ATGCCCGCTTCACCCGAACCCGCCGCCCAGACCCCCGCCCCCGACGCCGCCGCGGGGTCCGCCGCCCCCGACGCCACGGCTCCCGACGCCTCCGCCGCCCGGACCCCCGCCGCCCGGCCGGCCGGCCGGATTCCCGACCCGTCCGCTCCTGTGCACCTGGCCGTCGCGCTCCAGGACGCCGGCTGGCACCCGGCCGCGTGGCGCGAGCCCGGCGCACGGCCGCGCGAGCTGTTCGACGCCCGCTACTGGGTCGACGCGGTCCGCGAGGCCGAGCGCGGCCTGCTGGACTTCGTCACGTTCGAGGACTCCCTCGCGCTCCAGTCCGACGACCCGCTGCGGCCCGACGACCGCACCGACCGGGTGCGCGGCCGGCTGGACGCGGTGCTGACCGCCGCCCGGGTGGCGCCGCTGACCGCCCGCGTCGGCCTGGTGCCGACGCTGGTGACGACGCACACCGAGCCGTTCCACCTGTCCAAGGCGATCGCCACGCTGGACTACGCGAGCACCGGCCGGGCGGGCCTGCGCGTGCAGGTCGCCGCCCAGCCGCACGTGGCCGCGCACTTCGGCCGCCGTACGATCCCCTCGTTCTCCTTCGAGGACCTGGAGCGGCCCGGGGTGCGGGAGCTGGTCGCGGACCTCTTCGAGGAGGCCGCCGACTACGTCGAGGTGGTCCGCCGGCTGTGGGACAGCTGGGAGGACGACGCGGAGATCCGCGACGCGGCCACCGGCCGGTTCATCGACCGCGACAAGCTGCACTACATCGACTTCGAGGGCGCCCGCTTCAGCGTCAGGGGCCCGTCGATCACCCCGCGCCCGCCGCAGGGCCAGCCCCCGGTGGCCGCGCTCGCGCACGCCGCTGTGCCGTACCGCCTGGTGGCCCGGGCCGCGGACATCGGCTTCACCACGCCGCAGGACGCCGAGCGGGCCGCGGCGATCGTCGCCGAGATCCGCGCCGGGCAGGAGGAGGCCGGCCGGGCTGGCGAGACCGTGCACGTCTTCGGCGACCTGGTGGTGTTCCTGGACGAGGACGCCGCCGCGGCCCGCGCCCGCCGGGACCGGCTCGACGCGCTGCTGGACGCGCCGTACACCTCCGACGCCCGGATCTTCACCGGCACGCCGGCCGAACTGGCCGACCTGCTTCTGGAGTTGCGGGCGGCCGGGCTGACCGGCTTCCGGCTGCGGCCGGCCGACGCCGACCACGACCTGAAGGCGATCACCCGCGGCCTGGTGCCCGAACTGCAGGCGCGCGGCGTGTTCCGCCGCTCCTACGAGGCCGCCACGCTGCGCGGCCTGCTCGGGCTGCCCCGGCCCGCGAACCGCTACGCCACCGCCAGCGCCTGA
- a CDS encoding putative leader peptide — translation MPRVPTPFAPPAVLLYRRRHIDLQRVAAALCRG, via the coding sequence GTGCCCCGCGTCCCGACGCCTTTCGCACCGCCGGCGGTCCTGCTGTACCGCCGGCGGCACATCGACCTGCAGCGCGTCGCCGCGGCCCTGTGTCGCGGCTGA
- a CDS encoding DUF779 domain-containing protein: MVDRLAARHGPLMFHQSGGCCDGSSPMCYPRGEFRVGGSDVLLGLVAGDTPFWMSAAQYAYWRHTHLTVDVVPGRGSGFSLEAPEGVRFLLRSRLLTDEELERIAAEPPPRRG, from the coding sequence CTGGTGGACCGGCTGGCCGCGCGGCACGGCCCGCTGATGTTCCACCAGTCGGGCGGCTGCTGCGACGGCAGCTCGCCGATGTGCTATCCGCGCGGCGAGTTCCGGGTCGGCGGCTCCGACGTGCTGCTCGGACTGGTCGCCGGGGACACCCCGTTCTGGATGAGCGCGGCCCAGTACGCGTACTGGCGGCACACCCATCTGACGGTGGACGTGGTGCCCGGCCGTGGCAGCGGCTTCTCGCTGGAGGCGCCGGAGGGCGTGCGGTTCCTGCTGCGCTCCCGGCTGCTGACCGACGAGGAGCTGGAGCGGATCGCCGCGGAGCCGCCGCCGCGGCGCGGCTGA
- the ligD gene encoding non-homologous end-joining DNA ligase, protein MPITEVEGRTLRLSHLDRVLWPATGTTKAELLHYYATVADALLPHVRGRQVSFVRTPDGVEGQRFFQKRPPAGTPDWVTTAETVRNSGEIMDQVQVNDLATLIWAGNLACVEIHTHQWKAASPQSADRLVLDLDPGPGRTVVDCCRVALLLRDRLAEDGIVVWAKTSGSKGLHLLAALRGATPAAAGDYARRIARELEARHPDTVISRMTRADRADRVFIDWSQNSARKTTAAPYTVRARQTPTVSAPLSWREVASARRPAQLEFTLADVPDRVRRGGDLMAGLLDPAAASPLPG, encoded by the coding sequence ATGCCGATCACCGAGGTCGAGGGCCGGACGCTCAGGCTCAGCCACCTCGACCGCGTGCTGTGGCCCGCGACCGGCACCACCAAGGCCGAGCTGCTGCACTACTACGCGACCGTCGCCGACGCGCTGCTGCCGCACGTGCGGGGCCGGCAGGTCAGCTTCGTGCGCACCCCGGACGGTGTGGAGGGGCAGCGCTTCTTCCAGAAAAGGCCGCCCGCCGGTACGCCCGACTGGGTGACGACCGCGGAGACGGTCAGGAACAGCGGCGAGATCATGGACCAGGTGCAGGTGAACGATCTGGCCACGCTGATCTGGGCGGGGAACCTCGCCTGCGTGGAGATCCACACCCACCAGTGGAAGGCCGCCTCGCCGCAGTCCGCCGACCGGCTGGTGCTCGATCTGGACCCGGGTCCCGGCCGCACGGTGGTGGACTGCTGCCGGGTCGCGCTGCTGCTGCGCGACCGGCTCGCCGAGGACGGCATCGTGGTGTGGGCCAAGACCAGCGGCTCCAAGGGCCTGCACCTGCTGGCCGCGCTGCGCGGCGCGACCCCGGCCGCCGCGGGGGACTACGCGCGGCGGATCGCCCGTGAACTGGAGGCCCGGCACCCCGACACCGTGATCTCGCGGATGACCAGGGCCGACCGGGCGGACCGCGTCTTCATCGACTGGTCGCAGAACTCCGCGCGCAAGACCACCGCGGCGCCGTACACCGTACGGGCCCGGCAGACGCCGACGGTGTCCGCGCCGCTGTCGTGGCGCGAGGTCGCGTCGGCGCGGCGGCCGGCCCAGCTGGAGTTCACCCTCGCCGACGTGCCGGACCGGGTGCGCCGCGGCGGCGACCTGATGGCCGGCCTGCTCGATCCCGCCGCGGCGTCCCCGCTGCCCGGCTGA
- the ku gene encoding non-homologous end joining protein Ku → MRSVWSGNLAFGLVSIPVKLGSAVSSHKISFRQIHLADQGRVRYQKTCELDAEVLEPSEIGRAFETPDDRLVEVSDADLQSLPLPTAKTIEVSGFVETSSIDAMQLDTPYFIAPATPAANKPYVLMREALSRSGKAAVGKFAMRNSEHLALITSRDDILLLQTLRWPDELNSSAEAAPRGSVSISDNELRLADTLIDALGEADLSEYHDEYAQAVQALVTAKLEGEEPPAPSGERGGGEVVDLMAALQASVDQARPRGGRSGAKKAPARKTAQSSKSAGSAGSAGSARSAKSASSGKSASAAKSSSSGKKAAKSPARKSTRRKAS, encoded by the coding sequence ATGCGCAGCGTCTGGTCGGGGAACCTGGCCTTCGGCCTCGTCTCCATCCCCGTGAAGCTGGGATCAGCGGTCTCCAGTCACAAGATCAGCTTCCGCCAGATCCACCTGGCCGACCAGGGCAGGGTCCGTTACCAGAAGACCTGCGAGCTGGACGCCGAGGTGCTGGAGCCGTCCGAGATCGGGCGGGCCTTCGAGACCCCCGACGACCGGCTGGTCGAGGTGAGCGACGCCGACCTCCAGTCGCTGCCGCTGCCCACCGCGAAGACCATCGAGGTCAGCGGGTTCGTGGAGACGTCCTCGATCGACGCGATGCAGCTCGACACCCCGTACTTCATCGCGCCCGCCACCCCCGCGGCCAACAAGCCGTACGTGCTGATGCGCGAGGCGCTGAGCCGCTCGGGGAAGGCCGCGGTCGGCAAGTTCGCCATGCGCAACTCCGAGCATCTGGCGCTGATCACCTCGCGCGACGACATCCTGTTGCTCCAGACGCTGCGCTGGCCGGACGAGCTGAACTCCTCGGCGGAGGCCGCGCCCCGCGGCAGCGTGTCGATCAGCGACAACGAGCTGCGGCTGGCCGACACCCTGATCGACGCGCTGGGCGAGGCGGACCTGAGCGAGTACCACGACGAGTACGCGCAGGCCGTCCAGGCGCTGGTGACGGCCAAGCTGGAGGGCGAGGAGCCGCCCGCCCCGTCCGGCGAGCGCGGCGGCGGCGAGGTGGTGGACCTGATGGCGGCCCTCCAGGCGTCGGTGGACCAGGCGAGGCCGCGCGGCGGCAGGTCGGGCGCGAAGAAGGCGCCGGCCCGCAAGACGGCGCAGTCGTCGAAGTCGGCGGGATCGGCGGGATCGGCGGGATCGGCCCGTTCCGCGAAGTCCGCCTCCTCGGGGAAGTCCGCGTCGGCGGCGAAGTCGTCCTCGTCGGGGAAGAAGGCCGCCAAGTCGCCGGCCCGCAAGAGCACCCGGCGCAAGGCGAGCTGA
- a CDS encoding amino acid ABC transporter ATP-binding protein — MSANAAAAAPQDAAPDPAAKVRPAAVTVHNAHKWYGAHRALDGVDLTVRAGEVTVVLGPSGSGKSTLLRAVNHLEKLDIGHVEVGGEPIGVRHHRGRLKELSEREILAQRSRIGFVFQGFNLFPHLTALENVAAAPVATGRASKAQARERARELLARVGLADRADAYPRQLSGGQQQRVAIARALALEPGLILFDEPTSALDPELVGEVLAVIGDLARSGATLIVVTHEIAFAREVADTVVFLDGGRIVEQGPPQEVLDRPQHPRTREFLSRVL, encoded by the coding sequence ATGAGCGCGAACGCCGCGGCGGCGGCCCCCCAGGACGCGGCGCCCGATCCCGCGGCGAAGGTCCGGCCGGCCGCGGTCACCGTGCACAACGCGCACAAGTGGTACGGCGCGCACCGGGCGCTGGACGGCGTCGACCTGACGGTGCGGGCCGGCGAGGTGACGGTGGTGCTCGGGCCGTCGGGCTCGGGCAAGTCGACGCTGCTGCGCGCGGTCAACCACCTGGAGAAGCTGGACATCGGCCATGTCGAGGTGGGCGGCGAGCCGATCGGGGTGCGCCACCACCGCGGCCGGCTGAAGGAGCTGAGCGAGCGGGAGATCCTGGCGCAGCGCAGCCGGATCGGCTTCGTCTTCCAGGGCTTCAACCTCTTCCCGCACCTGACCGCGCTGGAGAACGTCGCCGCGGCCCCGGTCGCCACCGGCCGGGCGAGCAAGGCGCAGGCCCGCGAGCGGGCCCGCGAACTGCTGGCCCGGGTGGGCCTGGCCGACCGCGCGGACGCCTACCCGCGGCAGCTGTCCGGCGGCCAGCAGCAGCGGGTGGCGATCGCCCGCGCGCTGGCCCTCGAACCGGGCCTGATCCTGTTCGACGAACCCACCTCGGCGCTGGACCCCGAACTCGTCGGCGAGGTCCTCGCGGTGATCGGCGACCTCGCCAGGAGCGGCGCCACGCTCATCGTGGTCACCCACGAGATCGCCTTCGCCCGTGAGGTCGCCGACACGGTGGTCTTCCTCGACGGCGGGCGGATCGTCGAGCAGGGCCCACCGCAGGAGGTGCTGGACCGGCCGCAGCACCCGCGCACCCGGGAGTTCCTCAGCCGCGTCCTGTGA
- a CDS encoding transporter substrate-binding domain-containing protein, with protein sequence MPRLRTRPARTASVATAAVLALGLGLTACGSDDGSDAAAPAAQVKDAVVVGAFSNGAAKQTTVKVSAVASIRAELPKRVLDSNQLVIGLGQLPAGSAPLGFLGSDQKTLTGSEPDIGRLVAAVLGLKPVLENATWENLFVGLDSGKTDVGFSNITDTEQRKLKYDFASYRKDNVAFEVRGKDTWNFAGDYRNLAGKTVAVGSGTNQEKILLEWQTKLKAEGKKLDVKYYQDSNSAYLALAGHKIDAYFAPNPSVAYHVAKTAGTPQATRNAGAYSGAGASLQGLICATTKKDSGLVKPVADALNYLIKNGQYAQWLAAWNLSNESVPASEINPPGLPTSNS encoded by the coding sequence ATGCCCCGTCTGCGTACCAGACCCGCCCGCACCGCCTCCGTGGCGACCGCCGCCGTCCTCGCGCTCGGCCTCGGCCTCACCGCCTGCGGCAGCGACGACGGCTCCGACGCGGCGGCGCCCGCCGCCCAGGTCAAGGACGCCGTGGTGGTCGGCGCGTTCTCCAACGGCGCCGCGAAGCAGACCACCGTCAAGGTCTCCGCCGTCGCCTCGATCCGCGCCGAGCTGCCCAAGCGGGTGCTGGACAGCAACCAGCTGGTCATCGGCCTCGGCCAGCTGCCGGCCGGCTCCGCGCCGCTGGGCTTCCTCGGCAGCGACCAGAAGACGCTCACCGGCTCCGAGCCCGACATCGGCCGCCTGGTCGCCGCGGTCCTGGGCCTGAAGCCGGTGCTGGAGAACGCCACCTGGGAGAACCTCTTCGTCGGTCTCGACAGCGGCAAGACCGACGTCGGCTTCTCCAACATCACCGACACCGAGCAGCGCAAGCTCAAGTACGACTTCGCCAGCTACCGCAAGGACAACGTCGCGTTCGAGGTGCGCGGGAAGGACACCTGGAACTTCGCCGGCGACTACCGGAACCTGGCCGGCAAGACGGTCGCGGTCGGCTCCGGCACCAACCAGGAGAAGATCCTGCTGGAGTGGCAGACCAAGCTGAAGGCCGAGGGCAAGAAGCTCGACGTCAAGTACTACCAGGACTCCAACAGCGCCTACCTCGCCCTGGCCGGCCACAAGATCGACGCCTACTTCGCGCCCAACCCCAGCGTCGCCTACCACGTCGCCAAGACCGCCGGCACCCCGCAGGCCACCCGCAACGCCGGCGCGTACTCCGGCGCGGGCGCGAGCCTGCAGGGGCTGATCTGCGCGACCACCAAGAAGGACAGCGGCCTGGTCAAGCCGGTCGCCGACGCGCTGAACTACCTGATCAAGAACGGCCAGTACGCGCAGTGGCTGGCCGCCTGGAACCTCTCCAACGAGTCGGTGCCGGCCTCCGAGATCAACCCTCCGGGGCTGCCGACGTCCAATTCCTGA